A region of the Paenibacillus sp. J23TS9 genome:
ATCCAGTCGAGAAGGAGAAGATCAGGATTAAATTGTTCCAGCTCCTTCATCCCTTCGGCTCCGCTGCCAGCGGTCCGCGTTATAAAGCCTTCCATGGAAAGCCCGTAAGCAAGTAAATCCGCTATTGGTTCCTCATCTTCGATAATGAGAATTTTTGTTTTTTTCATGAAGATCTCCATTTTTATTCTATAGCCACCTATATTGAATCGATTTTAGCCCAGACTCCTACAATTTATAAAAGGATGATCTATGGATGTAACTACTATATCAAAAAGATGTCAACAACATGTGTACGGATAGAAATGGAAAAAACCCCCTCACTCGGCTTTCTGCTGATCTGAGGGAGTTTCTTTAAGATAACTCTAGTAAACTGAAACAGTTGATAGGGATGCCGAAATTTCCTCATCAAGAATAACAGAGCTTGTTAAGCTCTGTTTAGGATCAACCTTGTTTATCGCTTTTCTTTGCGGAACTGTTCAGGTGTCATGCCAACGCTTTTCGAAAAAACGCGAAAAAATTGACTCGTGCTGGAGAATCCCAAAAGGAAGCTGATCTCGGTTACCGTCATTACGGAACGTTTCAATTGCTTCATAGCCTCTTCAACACGAAGGTGCAGCACATATTGATAAGGGGTTAGTCCTGTTATGGATTTGAAGGAACGGATAAAATGAAACCGACTTTGCATCGCCATGGTTGCCAGTGTACCGATGTTCATCTGCTCTGTGAAATGAGCATGAATGTAATCGAGAACGCGGGAATAATGCGGATCGGAAACCGCGTTAACCGGTAATATCGGTAATCTATTAGAAGCTCCCCATATCCATTCCTGTAATTCCAAAAGAATCCGATATTCCATCTCCTCAACAGCCATGGTGTCTATCTGGCCCAATCCGAGCATTTCCGCAGTCCATTTTTGAACATTATCATTCACCTTAGCTTGATCAAAGGGCTGCCTCAATCCAAGCTCTCGCCATTTCGTTGCTGTTTTGGGATACAAGCTTTGGTCCTTGATTCGTATGATCATGACACTATCCCCGGAACCGATATGAAAAGAATGCCTATCCTGCGGATGCAGAATAAGCCCATCACCAGGCGGCAGCGCCAATTGTTTATTTTCATACGTAAAATGACAGGTACCC
Encoded here:
- a CDS encoding AraC family transcriptional regulator, which gives rise to MRIEMILPQLEIHKISNSFENVTHAHEDQYQMTIPIQGTCHFTYENKQLALPPGDGLILHPQDRHSFHIGSGDSVMIIRIKDQSLYPKTATKWRELGLRQPFDQAKVNDNVQKWTAEMLGLGQIDTMAVEEMEYRILLELQEWIWGASNRLPILPVNAVSDPHYSRVLDYIHAHFTEQMNIGTLATMAMQSRFHFIRSFKSITGLTPYQYVLHLRVEEAMKQLKRSVMTVTEISFLLGFSSTSQFFRVFSKSVGMTPEQFRKEKR